The genomic segment GTATTGATGGGGCCGACTCGCAGTATTGTGTTTTTGATTCCCTATGGGTGGTTAGGGGTGGTCTTGGGAGGAATGTGGAAACGGGGTGCAGCTTGGTGGATGTCTATTTCCATCGGGTCTGTGATTGTGGCGATTGGTTTTTTCTTTAAGTATTGGTTACTGTCAATCCTTCTAGGACGAGATTTGTGGGCCTATGGCACTGTCCAAATCGCTTCCCTGGCGGAATGGATTTTTATTAAGTTAGGGATTTTGGCTCAACCGAGTTTAATGTTAGTTCAAGCGATCGCTGTTTTGATGATTTTTATTAATAGTATTGTCTATTTATTTGTGGTTCATCTGGTATCTTTGCTTTTATTAGATCGTCTCAATAGCCCGATTCCTCGCCCTCCGAAATGGGTACAAGTTTTATTAGATTATGAATGACCTGTTGGAAAATATTTAAAGCATAACCTTCGGTAACTTGATAATAAAACTTGTCCCCTGACCTTCTCCGCTTTCAACCTCAAGGGTTCCTTGATGGGCTTCTGTAATACTCTTGGCTAAAAATAATCCTAATCCCCAGCCTGTTTGATCCTCAGCACTAATAGTTCGACGGAATTGTTGAAATAGGATTGATTGAGCGTCTAGGGAAATCGGCTTGCCTTGATTATGGATAGTAAGGTTAATCTGTGTTTCAGTTTGCTGGAGGGTAAGGGTAATCGGCGTACTCGGATCACCATATTTCACCGCATTAATGGCTAAGTTTTCAATCACTCGTCGTATTTCTTTGCGACTGCAATAAGTCCTGATATCAGCATCAGAAACGACAACAAACCGCTCACCATAAGCGAAGCTTAAATCCTCTGCTACGTCCTCAAGTAATCCCTCTAAATTGCATTCTTCAAATTTCATTTTTAAGCTCTGTCCTGCCCGCAACCGACTCGCATCAAGCAGATCTTGAATCATTAAATCTAACCGATTAACTGCACCGAGCATCCTCGCAGCCACATCAATGTGGGAGTCTCCTCGTTCAAGCCGTCGCAGAGTCAGTTGAGTTCCCAGTTTGACCACATTCAGCGGCCCTCTGAGGTCGTGGGTGAGCGTCACCATAAAGAGCTCTTGAATATCTCGCAACGTTTCGGAGAATTGAGTCGCAGCGTCATTAACGGCTTGCTCAATAGAACCGATAATAATGTCTCGATCTTCTACTCCTAAAGGGGCTTCTTCTTCTAAAACTTGAAAGATGACTTGACGGAGGATGTGATACTCCAAAATGAGGTGACTCATAGAATAGTCAGCATACCCTGCCCGTTCATGCCCATGTTGCTTGCCAATCCGAGTGCTTTCTACCTGGTTGTCTGTGATTTGGGTAAATGTCCTGACCATTCTGTCTGAGAGTGCCTCTATTAGTTGGTTTAAGTACAGAGGTAGGGAATCTTGCAAGACAAGAGAATCTTGATGTGTTGATGCACTGACTTCATCACGAACCCGCTTCTCCCACAGTTGCATAATTCTTTCAGCATTTTGTTTAAGACGCTCAGACGCTTGGTTGGACATCGTTTTGGTTGTGGATAAGTGACTGTTGAGAGAACACACTCTCTCTTCCTTTTATACGGTGTATTGTGGTAGTACAGCAATGGTTATCAGGAACGTACTTCACTCCCAATTCCTCTAATGATCATCTCAACTGATACCATACTGCATCGTTAAATAGCTTCTGCCAAAAGTGATTTTTTACCGAAAATTTGGGTTTAAAGCCCCGCCCTTTAGCGTAGCGGAGGGCGGCTTTAAAATATGTATTGCCAATTTAATATTTAGTGTGCTAGGATAGGTTTATCCGTTGGGCTAGAGCGTAAATGTTTGTTTTAGAATTTAAAGTTGAGGCTAAGACAAAACAATATCAAGCCATAGATGAGGCTATTCGCACCGCTCAATTCATCCGCAATAAATGCTTAAGGTATTGGATGGAAAACAGAGGTGTAAATAAGTATGATCTGTCGGCTTATTGTCGGGTTTTAGCCCACGACTTTAAATTGGCTGGTGAATTAAATTCCCAAGCCAGGCAAGCATCAGCTGAAAGGGCGTGGTCTTCTATCTCCCGTTTCTTTGATAACTGCAAAAAGAAGGTAATCGGAAAGAAAGGCTATCCTCAGTTTAAAAAATTTTCCCGCTCTGTTGAGTATAAAACAACGGGATGGAAACTTATTGATCCAAAAACTATTCATTTTAGCGATAAAAAGGAGATTGGAACACTTAAACTAAAAGGGACTTGGGATTTAGGATACTTTAAACAGTCTGACATTAAACGGGTTAGATTAGTTCGTAGAGCCGACGGTTATTATTGTCAGTTTGTGCTTTCTTGTGACGTTAAAGAAGATGTTAAACCATCAGGTAAATGTATTGGTTTAGATATAGGTTTAACGTCCTTCTATACAGACCATGAGGGTCACCAAGTTGAAAATCCTAAATTCTTGAGAAAATCGGAGAAACGATTAAAACGACTTCAAAGACGATTATCTAAAAAGAAAAAAGGTAGTAAAAATCGTCAAAGGGCACGGGCAAGATTAGCTAAGGCTCATCTTAAAGTAAGTAGGCAACGTAAAGACTTTGCTGTAAAGTTAGCAAGGTGCGTAGCTCACTCTAACGATGTGATAGCTTACGAAGATTTAAGAGTTAAGAACTTAGTCAAGAATCATTGTCTAGCTAAATCGATAAATGATGCGGCATGGTATCAGTTTCGAGAATGGATAGAGTATTTTGGGGTTAAATTCGGCAAGATCACGATTGCTGTCCCACCGAACTATACAAGTCAACACTGTTCAAACTGTGGTGAAACTGTCCAAAAATCTCTATCAACTAGAACCCATCAATGCAAGTGTGGATGTGTTTTAGATCGCGATGAAAACGCCGCTATCAATATCCTTAAGAAAGGGTTAGGTACTGTAGGGCATACAGGAACTTTTGGGCTAGACCCAATAAACGCTTGGGGAGAGAATACCTCTACTTTCTCAGAAGTAATTCTGTCTAAGCAAGTAATCTCCTTGAACCAAGAATCCCCACGCCTTTAGGCTGGGGAGTGTCAACCTCCCACCCTATTTTTATGACCGTTCGCGTTTATACTGAGTTTGACCTAGGAAATCATTGGTTAGACCGCTATCAAGGTTGTTCCCCTGTATTTGCTTGTGTATTGGGATTTACCGCCACCGCTTTAATTCCAGGCATTTCTGCTGCTGGAGCCACCCCAGAGACTCGACAATATACAGCCGTGGCGGATGCGGAGTTTCTCTACAATGGCCCCCAACCCCAAGCTCATTA from the Planktothrix tepida PCC 9214 genome contains:
- a CDS encoding DUF2232 domain-containing protein, translating into MSDSSPSRSPACSSEPEHQSVASVDCDPFSASTSSSVRSVSPSHKNALILVETAFLASAASLIWFVNYYFPMGPVLRLFFSLPMALLYLRWGKRASVMGAVASFLLLSVLMGPTRSIVFLIPYGWLGVVLGGMWKRGAAWWMSISIGSVIVAIGFFFKYWLLSILLGRDLWAYGTVQIASLAEWIFIKLGILAQPSLMLVQAIAVLMIFINSIVYLFVVHLVSLLLLDRLNSPIPRPPKWVQVLLDYE
- a CDS encoding sensor histidine kinase encodes the protein MSNQASERLKQNAERIMQLWEKRVRDEVSASTHQDSLVLQDSLPLYLNQLIEALSDRMVRTFTQITDNQVESTRIGKQHGHERAGYADYSMSHLILEYHILRQVIFQVLEEEAPLGVEDRDIIIGSIEQAVNDAATQFSETLRDIQELFMVTLTHDLRGPLNVVKLGTQLTLRRLERGDSHIDVAARMLGAVNRLDLMIQDLLDASRLRAGQSLKMKFEECNLEGLLEDVAEDLSFAYGERFVVVSDADIRTYCSRKEIRRVIENLAINAVKYGDPSTPITLTLQQTETQINLTIHNQGKPISLDAQSILFQQFRRTISAEDQTGWGLGLFLAKSITEAHQGTLEVESGEGQGTSFIIKLPKVML
- a CDS encoding RNA-guided endonuclease InsQ/TnpB family protein, which gives rise to MFVLEFKVEAKTKQYQAIDEAIRTAQFIRNKCLRYWMENRGVNKYDLSAYCRVLAHDFKLAGELNSQARQASAERAWSSISRFFDNCKKKVIGKKGYPQFKKFSRSVEYKTTGWKLIDPKTIHFSDKKEIGTLKLKGTWDLGYFKQSDIKRVRLVRRADGYYCQFVLSCDVKEDVKPSGKCIGLDIGLTSFYTDHEGHQVENPKFLRKSEKRLKRLQRRLSKKKKGSKNRQRARARLAKAHLKVSRQRKDFAVKLARCVAHSNDVIAYEDLRVKNLVKNHCLAKSINDAAWYQFREWIEYFGVKFGKITIAVPPNYTSQHCSNCGETVQKSLSTRTHQCKCGCVLDRDENAAINILKKGLGTVGHTGTFGLDPINAWGENTSTFSEVILSKQVISLNQESPRL